From Streptomyces yatensis, one genomic window encodes:
- a CDS encoding ABC transporter permease, with amino-acid sequence MPEPLDPRYDMTEAIAPAGSGGGPVDLTTSGPQSLKGGPRRGPWRLPLPWRKEPGRRPGGPAAPTGRGLWSDAWHDLRRNPVFIVSALTILFLVLIAIWPQLIASGNPYHGDLARAQDGPAPGHPFGYDLQGRDVYTRTVYGARASITVGICATLGAALLGSALGGLAGYFGGWWDALLSRIADVFFGIPILLGGLVFLSVVTSGSVWPVVGFIVLLGWPQISRIARGSVVTVKEHDYVQAARALGAGSGRTLLRHIAPNAVAPVIVVATIALGTYISLEATLSFLGVGLKPPTVSWGIDISSAATQIRNAPHMLLWPAGALSVTVLAFIMLGDAVRDALDPRLR; translated from the coding sequence ATGCCTGAGCCCCTTGACCCGCGCTACGACATGACCGAGGCGATCGCACCGGCCGGCAGCGGCGGCGGTCCCGTGGACCTCACCACCTCCGGCCCCCAGAGCCTGAAGGGCGGACCACGGCGCGGCCCCTGGCGCCTCCCCCTCCCGTGGCGCAAGGAGCCCGGCCGCCGCCCCGGCGGACCGGCCGCGCCCACCGGCCGGGGGCTGTGGTCGGACGCCTGGCACGATCTGCGCCGCAACCCCGTCTTCATCGTCTCCGCGCTGACCATCCTCTTCCTCGTCCTCATCGCGATCTGGCCGCAGCTGATCGCGAGCGGCAACCCGTACCACGGCGACCTCGCCAGGGCGCAGGACGGCCCGGCCCCCGGCCACCCCTTCGGCTACGACCTCCAGGGCCGCGACGTCTACACCCGCACGGTCTACGGCGCCCGCGCCTCCATCACCGTCGGCATCTGCGCCACCCTCGGCGCGGCGCTGCTGGGCAGCGCGCTGGGCGGGCTCGCCGGGTACTTCGGCGGCTGGTGGGACGCGCTGCTCTCGCGGATCGCCGATGTCTTCTTCGGCATCCCGATCCTGCTGGGCGGCCTGGTCTTCCTGTCGGTGGTCACCAGCGGCTCGGTGTGGCCGGTCGTCGGCTTCATCGTGCTGCTGGGCTGGCCGCAGATCTCCCGGATCGCGCGCGGCTCGGTGGTCACCGTCAAGGAGCACGACTACGTCCAGGCGGCGCGGGCGCTGGGCGCCGGCAGCGGCCGGACGCTGCTGCGCCATATCGCGCCCAACGCCGTGGCCCCCGTGATCGTCGTCGCGACCATCGCGCTGGGCACCTACATCTCGCTGGAGGCCACGCTGTCGTTCCTCGGCGTGGGGCTCAAACCGCCCACCGTCTCCTGGGGGATCGACATCTCCTCCGCCGCCACCCAGATCCGCAACGCCCCGCACATGCTGCTGTGGCCCGCCGGGGCGCTGTCGGTCACGGTGCTGGCGTTCATCATGCTCGGCGACGCGGTGCGCGACGCCCTCGACCCCAGACTGCGGTAG
- a CDS encoding ABC transporter permease: protein MGRYALRRLLQMIPVFIGSTFLIFFMVYALGDPVAALFGDKAPDPATAARIRQDLYLDEPLWRQYAHYMGQVFSGQFGTAFNGQPVTELMASAFPVTLRLTVVAVVFEMALGITLGVLSGLRRGRGLDTSVLLLTLVVVAVPTFVSGTVLQYLFGVTWGWARPSVSPEAPLAELLLPGVVLGLVSLAYTTRLTRTSIVENARADYVRTAVAKGLPRHRIVTRHLLRNSLIPVVTFIGTDIGALMGGAIVTERIFNIHGVGYQLYQGILRQNSPTVVGFVTVLVIVFLLANLLVDLLYAVLDPRIRYA, encoded by the coding sequence ATGGGCCGCTACGCACTGCGCCGACTGCTGCAGATGATCCCGGTGTTCATCGGCTCCACCTTCCTGATCTTCTTCATGGTGTACGCGCTCGGCGATCCGGTCGCCGCGCTCTTCGGCGACAAGGCCCCCGACCCCGCCACCGCCGCCCGGATCCGCCAGGACCTCTATCTGGACGAGCCGCTGTGGCGTCAGTACGCGCACTACATGGGACAGGTCTTCAGCGGGCAGTTCGGCACGGCCTTCAACGGGCAGCCGGTGACCGAGCTGATGGCGAGCGCGTTTCCCGTCACCCTCCGGCTCACCGTGGTCGCGGTCGTCTTCGAGATGGCGCTGGGCATCACCCTGGGCGTCCTCAGCGGGCTGCGCCGCGGCCGGGGTCTCGACACCTCGGTGCTGCTGCTCACCCTGGTCGTGGTCGCCGTCCCGACCTTCGTCAGCGGCACGGTGCTGCAGTATCTGTTCGGCGTGACCTGGGGGTGGGCCAGGCCCTCGGTCTCCCCGGAGGCGCCGCTGGCCGAACTGCTGCTGCCCGGGGTGGTGCTGGGGCTGGTGTCACTCGCGTACACCACCCGCCTCACCCGCACCTCCATCGTGGAGAACGCCCGCGCCGACTACGTCCGCACCGCCGTCGCCAAGGGGCTGCCGCGCCACCGCATCGTCACCCGCCATCTGCTGCGCAACTCGCTGATCCCGGTGGTGACATTCATCGGCACGGACATCGGCGCGCTGATGGGCGGGGCCATCGTCACCGAGCGGATCTTCAACATCCACGGCGTGGGCTACCAGCTCTACCAGGGCATCCTGCGCCAGAACTCGCCGACCGTCGTCGGCTTCGTGACCGTCCTGGTGATCGTCTTCCTGCTCGCCAATCTGCTCGTCGACCTCCTCTACGCCGTGCTCGACCCGAGGATCCGGTATGCCTGA
- a CDS encoding peptide ABC transporter substrate-binding protein has protein sequence MRGAPYSLRARRALSALCVSAVALPLTACGGGDGGAEDGVVRSSWGDPPNPLEPANINDVQGGKVLDMIFRGLKRYDPRTGEAKNALADRIESSDQRNYTITLKKDRRFANGEKVTAASFVNAWNYGARIDHEQRNAYFFEYIEGYDKVHPASGGAPTAKTLSGLRVKNERTFTVRLTQKFSTWPKTLGYNAYAPLPRAFFEDHAAWLRKPVGNGPYQVRSYIKGSVMKLRAWDGYRGPDKARNKGVDLRVYTDNNTAYTDLQAGNLDLVDDVPAQQLKFVRSDLGDRYINQPAGIIQTLTFPMYDRAWSGPAKAKVRRGISMAINRAQITERIFHGTRTPATDWTSPVLRRQGGYQPGLCGDACRYDPARARKLIKAGGGLPGGRMTITYNADSGSHKDWVDAVCNSVNTVLRSDRACVGKPIGTFADYRNKMAGKEMTGPFRAGWQMDYPLIQNFLQPLYYTGASSNDGHFSDTGFDRMVNQANAASADGRAIAGFRDAEKVLAEQMPAIPLWYQNGSAGYSRRLSEVALNQFSVPVYAQIRVG, from the coding sequence ATGCGCGGAGCCCCGTATTCCCTGCGTGCCCGGCGCGCGCTGTCCGCGCTCTGCGTGTCCGCCGTCGCCCTGCCCCTGACGGCCTGCGGCGGCGGGGACGGCGGTGCCGAGGACGGTGTCGTCCGTTCGTCCTGGGGCGATCCGCCCAATCCGCTGGAGCCGGCCAATATCAACGACGTCCAGGGCGGCAAGGTCCTCGACATGATCTTCCGTGGGCTCAAGCGCTACGACCCCAGGACCGGCGAGGCCAAGAACGCGCTCGCGGACCGGATCGAAAGCTCCGACCAGCGGAACTACACCATCACCCTCAAGAAGGACCGGCGGTTCGCCAACGGGGAGAAGGTCACCGCCGCGTCCTTCGTGAACGCCTGGAACTACGGCGCCCGGATCGACCACGAGCAGCGCAACGCCTACTTCTTCGAGTACATCGAGGGCTACGACAAGGTCCATCCCGCCTCCGGCGGCGCCCCCACCGCCAAGACCCTCTCCGGGCTGCGGGTCAAGAACGAGCGGACCTTCACCGTCCGGCTCACCCAGAAGTTCTCCACCTGGCCCAAGACGCTGGGCTACAACGCCTATGCGCCGCTGCCCCGGGCGTTCTTCGAGGACCATGCCGCCTGGCTGAGGAAGCCCGTCGGCAACGGCCCGTACCAGGTGCGGTCGTACATCAAGGGCTCGGTGATGAAGCTGCGCGCCTGGGACGGCTACCGCGGTCCGGACAAGGCCCGTAACAAGGGCGTCGATCTGCGTGTCTACACCGACAACAACACCGCCTACACCGATCTCCAGGCGGGCAATCTCGATCTGGTCGACGATGTCCCGGCGCAGCAGCTGAAGTTCGTCCGCTCCGATCTCGGCGACCGCTACATCAACCAGCCCGCCGGGATCATCCAGACCCTCACCTTCCCGATGTACGACCGCGCCTGGAGCGGCCCGGCCAAGGCCAAGGTCCGCCGGGGCATCTCGATGGCGATCAACCGCGCGCAGATCACCGAACGGATCTTCCACGGCACCCGCACCCCGGCCACCGACTGGACCTCGCCGGTCCTGCGCCGCCAGGGCGGCTATCAGCCGGGGCTGTGCGGGGACGCCTGCCGCTACGACCCGGCCCGGGCGCGCAAGCTGATCAAGGCAGGTGGCGGGCTGCCCGGCGGCCGGATGACGATCACGTACAACGCCGACAGCGGCTCCCACAAGGACTGGGTGGACGCGGTCTGCAACAGCGTCAACACCGTGCTGAGAAGCGACCGGGCCTGTGTCGGCAAACCGATCGGCACCTTCGCCGACTACCGCAACAAGATGGCGGGCAAGGAGATGACCGGGCCGTTCCGGGCCGGCTGGCAGATGGACTATCCGCTGATCCAGAACTTTCTGCAGCCCCTGTACTACACCGGCGCCTCCTCCAACGACGGCCACTTCAGCGACACCGGCTTCGACCGGATGGTGAACCAGGCCAACGCCGCGTCCGCGGACGGCCGGGCCATCGCCGGCTTCCGGGACGCGGAGAAGGTCCTCGCCGAGCAGATGCCCGCCATTCCGCTGTGGTACCAGAACGGCAGCGCGGGCTATTCGCGGCGGCTCAGCGAGGTGGCGCTCAACCAGTTCAGCGTCCCGGTCTACGCACAGATCAGGGTCGGCTGA
- a CDS encoding epoxide hydrolase family protein codes for MEIHPFRIAVPQSDLDDLRRRLENTRWPEPLPGPGWSDGASLDHVRALAGYWATGFDWRAQEARLNAFPQFTTEVDGQRVHFLHVRSPEPDALPLLITHGWPGSVAEFTEVIGPLTDPRGHGGDPADAFHVVIPSLPGFAFSAPPREPGWGIRRIATAWTELMRRLGYERYGTQGGDFGSLISPEVARVAPSRVVGVHVNALVTVGPADPAGPEELTPAERSRLAGRERWHRELSGYAAVQGTRPQTLSYGLADSPSGQLAWNLDWFAAHGDKPDALDRDAVLTNVSLYWFTNTAGPSARLYKEAASVWGTPPERSGVPTGVAVFQGDTAIRRLAEPHHTITHWSEFEAGGHFAAMEVPELLVGDVRTFFRALR; via the coding sequence ATGGAGATCCATCCCTTCCGCATCGCCGTCCCCCAGTCCGACCTCGACGATCTGCGCCGGCGCCTGGAAAACACCCGCTGGCCGGAACCGCTCCCGGGCCCCGGCTGGTCCGACGGGGCCTCACTCGACCATGTCCGCGCGCTGGCCGGGTACTGGGCCACCGGGTTCGACTGGCGGGCGCAGGAGGCGCGGCTGAATGCGTTCCCCCAGTTCACGACGGAGGTCGACGGGCAGCGGGTGCACTTCCTCCATGTCCGCTCGCCCGAGCCGGATGCCCTGCCGCTGCTGATCACCCATGGCTGGCCCGGTTCGGTCGCGGAGTTCACCGAGGTCATCGGCCCGCTGACCGATCCACGCGGGCACGGGGGCGACCCGGCCGACGCCTTCCACGTCGTCATCCCGTCCCTCCCCGGCTTCGCCTTCTCCGCCCCGCCCCGCGAACCCGGCTGGGGCATCCGCCGCATCGCCACCGCGTGGACGGAGCTGATGCGGCGCCTGGGGTACGAGCGCTACGGCACACAGGGCGGCGACTTCGGCTCGCTGATCTCCCCCGAGGTGGCCCGGGTGGCGCCGTCCCGGGTCGTCGGCGTCCACGTCAACGCGTTGGTGACCGTAGGTCCGGCCGACCCGGCCGGGCCGGAGGAGCTGACCCCGGCGGAGCGCTCCCGCCTCGCCGGGCGGGAGCGCTGGCACCGCGAGCTGTCCGGCTACGCCGCCGTCCAGGGCACCCGTCCGCAGACCCTGTCCTACGGCCTCGCCGACTCGCCCTCCGGCCAACTGGCCTGGAACCTCGACTGGTTCGCCGCCCACGGCGACAAACCGGACGCCCTCGACCGCGACGCGGTCCTGACGAACGTCTCCCTCTACTGGTTCACCAACACCGCGGGCCCCTCCGCCCGCCTCTACAAGGAGGCCGCCTCGGTCTGGGGCACACCCCCCGAACGCTCCGGCGTCCCCACCGGCGTCGCGGTCTTCCAGGGCGACACCGCGATCCGCCGCCTCGCCGAGCCGCACCACACGATCACCCACTGGTCGGAGTTCGAGGCGGGCGGCCACTTCGCGGCGATGGAGGTCCCGGAACTGCTGGTGGGTGACGTACGGACGTTCTTCCGCGCCCTGCGCTGA
- a CDS encoding M15 family metallopeptidase, with translation MTNSPFPADHRIVLIGDPRVRAVPVRDCGEPLVDCRGRLRVDTRRADPAGHFAHLRSGVVERLERAEKLLPNGWRWLLVEGYRPRALQQEIFDGYAATLRRLDPDADEERIHTATSRWCAPAETAGHVAGAAIDLTVCTRDGAEIDMGSPEAATPEESAGACYTHAPDVPERARGNRALMIEALFSVGMVNYPTEWWHWSYGDRYWAWSTAAPAAVYGPVPEP, from the coding sequence ATGACCAACTCGCCCTTCCCGGCGGACCACCGGATCGTCCTGATCGGCGACCCACGCGTCAGGGCGGTCCCGGTACGCGACTGCGGCGAACCGCTGGTCGACTGCCGGGGCCGACTGCGCGTGGACACCCGCCGGGCCGACCCCGCGGGACACTTCGCGCACCTCCGGTCCGGAGTCGTCGAACGCCTGGAGCGCGCCGAGAAGCTGCTGCCGAACGGCTGGCGCTGGCTGCTGGTCGAGGGCTACCGGCCCCGGGCCCTCCAGCAGGAGATCTTCGACGGCTACGCGGCCACGCTGCGCCGACTCGACCCGGACGCCGACGAGGAGCGGATCCACACGGCCACCAGCCGCTGGTGCGCCCCGGCGGAGACGGCCGGACACGTCGCCGGGGCGGCGATCGACCTGACCGTATGCACCCGCGACGGCGCCGAGATCGACATGGGCAGCCCGGAGGCCGCGACCCCCGAGGAGAGCGCCGGGGCCTGCTACACCCACGCCCCCGACGTGCCCGAACGGGCCCGTGGGAACCGGGCGTTGATGATCGAGGCGCTGTTCTCGGTCGGCATGGTCAACTACCCCACCGAGTGGTGGCACTGGTCCTACGGCGACCGCTACTGGGCCTGGTCCACGGCCGCGCCTGCGGCCGTCTACGGCCCCGTACCGGAGCCCTGA
- a CDS encoding twitching motility protein PilT, translated as MSALRPVVYDAGMLIAAERSQTKVWRAHRAYLTAGGVPQVPAAVVAQVWRDGARQARLAQLLKGCDVAVMDETAAREIGELLALAGTSDAVDGAVAVLAVRQGAAIATSDPDDIRHLLDRFGSRGKLVAVQQV; from the coding sequence ATGTCCGCATTGCGTCCTGTTGTCTACGACGCGGGGATGTTGATCGCTGCCGAGCGTTCTCAGACCAAGGTCTGGAGAGCGCACCGGGCCTATCTCACGGCGGGCGGCGTGCCTCAGGTGCCCGCGGCTGTGGTCGCCCAGGTGTGGCGGGACGGAGCGCGGCAGGCGCGCCTGGCGCAATTGCTCAAGGGGTGCGATGTGGCGGTCATGGACGAGACGGCGGCGCGGGAGATCGGGGAATTGCTGGCTCTGGCGGGAACGTCGGATGCGGTGGACGGAGCGGTCGCGGTGCTCGCCGTGCGGCAGGGGGCGGCGATCGCCACCTCCGACCCCGACGACATCCGGCATCTGCTCGACCGGTTCGGCAGCCGAGGCAAGCTGGTGGCCGTGCAGCAGGTCTGA
- a CDS encoding ABC transporter ATP-binding protein — MADTEKNEAAMEPAMEPAVDATPNVTEVETVDAATEDEAVAALEAKVDRGEPILQVRNLVKHFPLTQGILFKRQIGAVKAVDGISFDLYQGETLGIVGESGCGKSTVAKLLMTLETATAGEVFYKGQDITRLSGRALRAVRRNIQMVFQDPYTSLNPRMTVGDIIGEPFEIHPEVAPKGDRRRKVQELLDVVGLNPEYINRYPHQFSGGQRQRIGIARGLALNPEIIICDEPVSALDVSVQAQVINLMEGLQDEFNLSYIFIAHDLSIVRHISDRVGVMYLGKMAEIGSDTEIYDHPTHPYTQALLSAVPVPDPQAREGRERIILTGDVPSPANPPSGCRFRTRCWKAEDKCAKEIPLLAIPERFAGSDSPAAHESACHFAEEKDVVHA, encoded by the coding sequence ATGGCTGACACCGAGAAGAACGAGGCCGCCATGGAACCGGCCATGGAACCGGCCGTGGACGCCACCCCCAACGTCACGGAGGTGGAGACGGTCGACGCCGCCACCGAGGACGAGGCGGTCGCGGCCCTCGAGGCCAAGGTCGACCGCGGCGAGCCGATCCTGCAGGTGCGCAATCTGGTCAAGCACTTCCCGCTGACCCAGGGCATCCTCTTCAAGCGGCAGATCGGCGCGGTCAAGGCGGTCGACGGAATCTCCTTCGACCTCTACCAGGGCGAGACCCTCGGCATCGTGGGCGAGTCCGGCTGTGGCAAGTCCACGGTCGCCAAGCTGCTGATGACCCTGGAGACCGCCACCGCGGGCGAGGTCTTCTACAAGGGCCAGGACATCACCCGGCTGTCGGGCCGCGCGCTGCGGGCCGTCCGCCGCAACATCCAGATGGTGTTCCAGGACCCGTACACCTCGCTCAACCCGCGGATGACGGTGGGCGACATCATCGGGGAGCCCTTCGAGATCCACCCCGAGGTGGCTCCCAAGGGCGACCGGCGCCGCAAGGTCCAGGAACTCCTGGACGTCGTGGGCCTCAACCCCGAGTACATCAACCGCTATCCGCACCAGTTCTCCGGCGGTCAGCGCCAGCGCATCGGCATCGCGCGCGGGCTCGCCCTCAACCCGGAGATCATCATCTGCGACGAGCCGGTCTCCGCGCTCGACGTCTCCGTCCAGGCACAGGTCATCAACCTGATGGAGGGTCTGCAGGACGAGTTCAACCTGTCCTACATCTTCATCGCCCACGATCTGTCCATCGTCCGGCACATCTCCGACCGGGTCGGCGTGATGTACCTGGGCAAGATGGCCGAGATCGGCTCCGACACCGAGATCTACGACCACCCGACGCACCCCTACACCCAGGCGCTGCTGTCGGCCGTCCCGGTCCCGGACCCTCAGGCGCGCGAGGGCCGCGAACGCATCATCCTCACCGGCGACGTCCCGTCCCCGGCCAACCCGCCCTCCGGCTGCCGCTTCCGCACCCGCTGCTGGAAGGCCGAGGACAAGTGCGCCAAGGAGATCCCGCTCCTGGCCATCCCGGAGCGCTTCGCCGGATCGGACTCGCCCGCGGCACACGAGTCGGCATGCCACTTCGCGGAGGAAAAGGACGTGGTCCACGCCTGA
- a CDS encoding ABC transporter ATP-binding protein → MTTIEKTADDAVREGAGDDGTPLLEVRDLHVEFHTRDGVAKAVNGVNYSVDAGETLAVLGESGSGKSVTAQAIMGILDMPPGKIPQGQILFRGEDMLTMSGEERRKIRGRRIAMIFQDALSSLNPVLSVGYQLGEMFRVHQGLSKKDAKAKAIELMDRVRIPAAKERVSDYPHQFSGGMRQRIMIAMALALEPDLIIADEPTTALDVTVQAQVMDLLAELQREYNMGLILITHDLGVVADVADKIAVMYAGRIVETAPVHELYKRPAHPYTRGLLDSIPRLDRKGQELYAIRGLPPNLLKIPSGCAFNPRCPKAEDICRTDVPALVPVTEQDGTELPGRGSACHFWKETLHG, encoded by the coding sequence GTGACCACCATCGAGAAGACCGCGGACGACGCCGTCCGCGAGGGTGCCGGCGACGACGGCACCCCCCTGCTGGAAGTCCGCGATCTGCATGTGGAGTTCCACACCCGGGACGGTGTCGCCAAGGCCGTCAACGGCGTGAACTACAGCGTCGACGCCGGTGAGACGCTCGCCGTCCTCGGCGAGTCCGGCTCCGGCAAGTCGGTGACCGCCCAGGCGATCATGGGCATCCTCGACATGCCGCCCGGAAAGATCCCGCAGGGCCAGATCCTCTTCCGCGGCGAGGACATGCTCACCATGTCGGGGGAGGAGCGCCGGAAGATCCGCGGCCGGAGGATCGCCATGATCTTCCAGGACGCGCTCTCCTCGCTGAACCCGGTGCTCTCCGTCGGCTATCAGCTCGGCGAGATGTTCCGGGTCCACCAGGGGCTGTCCAAGAAGGACGCCAAGGCCAAGGCCATCGAGCTGATGGACCGGGTCCGCATCCCGGCGGCCAAGGAGCGGGTGAGCGACTATCCGCACCAGTTCTCCGGCGGTATGCGCCAGCGCATCATGATCGCCATGGCGCTCGCGCTGGAGCCGGACCTGATCATCGCCGACGAGCCCACCACGGCCCTCGACGTCACCGTCCAGGCCCAGGTGATGGACCTGCTCGCGGAGCTCCAGCGCGAGTACAACATGGGTCTGATCCTGATCACCCATGACCTGGGCGTGGTCGCGGACGTCGCCGACAAGATCGCCGTGATGTACGCGGGCCGGATCGTCGAGACCGCCCCCGTGCACGAGCTCTACAAGCGCCCGGCCCACCCCTACACCCGGGGCCTGCTGGACTCCATCCCGCGCCTGGACCGCAAGGGGCAGGAGCTCTACGCGATCAGGGGGCTGCCGCCCAACCTGCTCAAGATCCCCTCGGGCTGTGCCTTCAACCCGCGCTGCCCCAAGGCGGAGGACATCTGCCGTACGGACGTCCCCGCGCTGGTGCCGGTCACCGAGCAGGACGGCACGGAGCTGCCGGGCCGCGGCAGCGCGTGCCACTTCTGGAAGGAGACCCTCCATGGCTGA
- a CDS encoding ABC transporter permease yields MPDVTKTEAKTDTGVDAGPLQAAADAVLAPGGASQGKPRSLWGDAWFELRHRPLFWVSAVLLVLLLSIAMFPGLFSGADPKDGDLTNHFLTKPELTHFFQADWFGYDGQGRSIYARVIYGTRASIMVGVGVTVVVTIFGGLLGMLAGYFGGWIDSIVSRIVDIFFGLPFLLGSMVVLNAFTERKVYVVIAALAFLGWTTIARVMRSSVITAKQADYVTAARALGAGTNRILFRHVLPNALAPTIVVATISLGAYISAEATLSYLGLGLADPTISWGIDISSAKDAIRDNPHVMLFPAGMLSLTVFAFITLGDAVRDALDPKLR; encoded by the coding sequence ATGCCTGACGTGACCAAGACCGAGGCCAAGACCGACACGGGGGTCGACGCCGGACCCTTGCAGGCTGCTGCGGACGCCGTCCTGGCCCCCGGCGGCGCCTCCCAGGGCAAGCCGCGCTCGCTGTGGGGCGACGCCTGGTTCGAGCTGCGCCACCGGCCGCTGTTCTGGGTCTCGGCGGTGCTGCTGGTCCTGCTGCTCAGCATCGCGATGTTCCCCGGTCTGTTCAGCGGCGCCGACCCCAAGGACGGCGACCTGACCAACCACTTCCTGACCAAGCCGGAGCTGACGCACTTCTTCCAGGCCGACTGGTTCGGCTACGACGGGCAGGGCCGCTCCATCTACGCCCGCGTCATCTACGGCACCCGCGCCTCCATCATGGTCGGCGTCGGGGTGACGGTCGTGGTCACCATCTTCGGTGGCCTGCTGGGCATGCTGGCCGGGTACTTCGGCGGCTGGATCGACTCGATCGTCTCCCGCATCGTCGACATCTTCTTCGGTCTGCCGTTCCTGCTCGGCTCGATGGTCGTGCTGAACGCGTTCACCGAGCGCAAGGTGTACGTGGTGATCGCGGCGCTGGCCTTCCTGGGCTGGACCACCATCGCCCGGGTGATGCGCAGTTCGGTGATCACGGCCAAGCAGGCGGACTACGTCACCGCGGCGCGCGCCCTCGGCGCGGGCACCAACCGGATCCTGTTCCGGCACGTACTGCCCAACGCGCTCGCGCCCACCATCGTGGTCGCGACGATCTCGCTCGGTGCCTATATCTCCGCCGAGGCCACGCTGTCGTACCTGGGTCTCGGCCTCGCCGACCCGACGATCTCGTGGGGCATCGACATCTCGTCGGCCAAGGACGCCATCCGGGACAACCCGCATGTGATGCTGTTCCCGGCCGGAATGCTGAGCCTCACGGTCTTCGCATTCATCACGCTCGGCGACGCGGTGCGCGACGCCCTCGACCCCAAGCTGCGCTGA
- a CDS encoding ABC transporter permease, which translates to MGRYVARRLLQMIPVFIGTTLIIFLMVHVLPGDPIRAMWGDKAADPAQVASLRHEFGLDQPLWRQYIDYMVNLFQGDFGKTFGGRPVSEEMGMAFPVTLRLAAVALTIEIIVGIGLGAWAGLKAGRAVDTGVLIFTLIVISMPVFVLGYLARFIFADELGWLPPNVQDSMDVQQLLLPGFVLAMLSMAYVARLTRTTFAENLRADYMRTALAKGLPRRRIIGVHLLRNSLIPVITFLGTDVGALVGGAVVTEGIFNVQGVGNLLFNALGRREGSTIVGVVTVFVLVILLINLVVDLLYAVLDPRIRYA; encoded by the coding sequence ATGGGGCGCTATGTCGCCAGGCGACTGCTCCAGATGATCCCGGTGTTCATCGGGACTACTCTGATTATTTTCCTCATGGTCCACGTACTGCCCGGTGACCCTATCCGGGCGATGTGGGGAGACAAGGCCGCGGACCCCGCGCAGGTCGCGTCCCTCCGCCATGAGTTCGGGCTGGACCAGCCTCTGTGGAGGCAGTACATCGACTACATGGTCAACCTCTTCCAGGGAGACTTCGGCAAGACCTTCGGCGGTCGCCCGGTCTCCGAGGAGATGGGGATGGCCTTCCCGGTGACCCTCCGCCTCGCGGCGGTGGCCCTCACCATCGAGATCATCGTCGGCATCGGGCTCGGTGCCTGGGCCGGTCTCAAGGCCGGCCGCGCCGTGGACACCGGCGTCCTGATCTTCACGCTGATCGTCATCTCGATGCCGGTCTTCGTGCTCGGCTATCTGGCCCGGTTCATCTTCGCCGACGAGCTCGGCTGGCTGCCACCGAACGTGCAGGACTCGATGGACGTACAGCAGCTACTGCTGCCCGGCTTCGTCCTCGCGATGCTCTCCATGGCGTATGTGGCCCGGCTGACCCGGACCACGTTCGCCGAGAACCTGCGCGCCGACTACATGCGCACCGCGCTCGCCAAGGGCCTGCCGCGCCGCCGCATCATCGGCGTCCACCTGCTGCGCAACTCGCTGATCCCCGTGATCACCTTCCTCGGCACCGATGTCGGCGCGCTGGTCGGCGGCGCGGTGGTCACCGAGGGCATCTTCAACGTCCAGGGTGTCGGCAATCTGCTGTTCAACGCGCTCGGACGGCGGGAGGGCTCCACGATCGTCGGGGTCGTGACCGTCTTCGTCCTCGTCATCCTGCTGATCAACCTAGTCGTCGACCTGCTGTACGCGGTCCTGGACCCGAGGATCCGGTATGCCTGA